The Vanacampus margaritifer isolate UIUO_Vmar chromosome 16, RoL_Vmar_1.0, whole genome shotgun sequence genome includes the window cccccccccccagaattcttgacaataatatgttctgtgcagccccactagtttaaatatgttattctggttaatattgtgttagtggaatatgagttttttATCTATaacaggaggcggccattttgccacttgccgtcgagtaaaatgacatcacagttgctcaggtaacaaccaatcgcagctcagcttcagaaaacaggcgagcaactgtgatgtcatcttcagtcgacagcaagtggcaaaatggccgccccctgagatggataaaaatctCATATTCCACACGTCATATGaatccgaatgtcatgtttagactagtgaggtcacatattattgtcaagaaatgtttaaggttgacttccacttaaaagcaacatttttggcTATTGAACGCACAAGCCGAGCGTTAAGATACTTGCCGATTTGAAAACCTTAACACTCACCTCGTCCGAGTCATCCGGGAAATAAACTTTGTGGAAGATCTGAGTGGTTTTGTGCTGGATGGCTTCCACCTCCACCAGGTGAGGAGGGTATTTCCTTGACCCGTTTCTACCACAAATCACAAAGCGAGTGAGATCCATTGGAAGATCGGAAGATCGCAAATGAGATCATCGCGTGAGTGTTTCACCGTAAGGCTTTCTGCAGCCGTTGCATGCAATCCGGAGCCAGAGGGTAGTGCTTCTTAGCCTGGAGGAACTTCTGGATGTGAGGCAGCAGGATGTTGCTAGGAGGAAACAGACCCGTGCAGAGCCACAGCAGCTCCCACCCCTTCTCCTCGCTGTACCTGGAGAACGTGACGCCGCGTCCATACAAATGCACCCTCAGCGCCAGCGGCCATTGTCGGCTGAACTTACTTGACGTGATTGTCGGTGAGCTGTTTGACAATCTGACAGAAGATCTCGTCTTTCAGCGGCTCGGCCTTCAACGCCCCCTCGAAGATCTGATCGGTCAGCTCGTTAACCGAGCGCGCTCGTTTGGACGGGTAATCGCCCATGTACTTCATCACAGGTAGGGCCGCAGTCAAGGTTGCAACGACGTAACCACTACGGCAATATCCGCAATGTTAAAACTGACACAATATCGTCGtggatattaaaagcagcacatctgttaaaaagaccaggttgttttccatttgtgcagttccagcgccctctggtggttaaATTCTTAGTGCGGTTGAATtgtaattaggcatgtttttggCCAGCTATGTTTAAGACCCACAAGAATGGCCTGATGAAGTGGAACGCAACAtatttgagttcctccacaaatcGGCTTCAAGTGCCTCAATATGAAACGTAATTTGTGATTTTAGGTTATGTGCATTGAAGTTGATGTTACCTGTACCATTTGAACTGTATCtgtagttatatatatatatatatatatatatatatatatatatataatgtatttatttatttttattaaaaattttatacagtattgtgaGCTAACCTCCTCACAAAATATTGTAacaatatcgtatcgtgacatttgaatatcattacatccctacaGGGTTGAAAACAACTAAGACCGCTAACTTAAATGATCTGCGCGGTGGACTGTGGATGgactttaattcttttttttgtgccaggcAATCATTGGTAATCAAGTCGGACAGTGATAATGTGATGATGTCAAGATGAACCCGAGTAAACTGTCAGTCGAactatcctaaaaaaaaaaatctctagcTCTTGGCTAGCGCTAGATTGTTTTGGTGCGATGGAGGCAATCCTCGGTCAAAGGATATCCATGAAGGCCTGGCAGGCCTCCTGGGAAAGCTCCTCGTGGGCTATGACCTTCTTGAGGAGAGGCTGCTTGAGGGGCTCCCGGCTGCAGCTCCACACACGTTCCTTCCCTCGAGACTTGGAGATCATCACCCTGCTCAGAGTGCTCTTCGGAGGAGGCCTGGCGACATCACGGATGACGAGGATGATTGATCACAAGAGTATCTTGGAAAATGAATGACGTCGGCGGAAAGTCAGGAACCTGAAGTAATCGTAGGAGAACTCTTCCAAGGTGTAAGCTTTGCTTTTGTCTTCGCTGCCGGCGAGGCTGGTCTGGGACAGCGTGACGGATTCCCGCCGCTGATCCGGCGTCATGGTCACCAGCGCCTTTGATCGATGAACGCGGCAAACAATCAGACTGGATCGCCGCCACCTCGTCTGGCCTCACTCACCACAATGTCGTATTGAGGTCGGGCGACGGTGGGCAGGACGTAGACGCAGTCGGCCGGGAAGTCTCCTCGCTGTTTGGTCCTGTCGTTGATCCCGtgagcccacccggagttcatcACGTGCTCCCCGTCGTGTTCATCCAGGATGATGAGATCCCCTTTGGAGAAACTCAGGAATGTGGACTCCGCACCCGCTAGGAGACGAAAGACACACGTGGCAGTCGGCTAGCACGTGTTGGATGATGCGCACTTGTGGATTCTCACCAGGGTTGGGACAGTCCATTAGTCCGACCACAAACTTGGACCGCTTCCTCAGACCTTCCAAGAACGCCACAACGAGGTCCCTGATGTCCTCTGCATTATTGGACGTGAACGTGTACTCATCTCCTTTGATGGTGGCCAACGTAAAACTCTGTCCTTGGAGTTTTCCTCCTCTGCAAGTTTCCGCACATCATAAACCTCAAGAGCAGTCAGTGATCATTTTCGTCATATTTTTCATCGCAAAAATTTTTTGCAGacgaaaatgaaattaaaaggaaaatagAAGCCAGTCATTTAGATGGTGGCGATAACTAAATTGACcgacaatgttcaaatgtttccattcattgtgcagctgtaagattATTCTCAGGcaattctacttttttttttttaaatttaggtgaaaactaagttttaaaacatattattgtcagttcaaagtgtttcattgaaacaaaatttaataaaGAAACCGTTGTGTCAAATGCGTTTCGTGTGTTAAACTACAGAGACAAATGTCATGTCAAAGTGTTAATAGGGACagatagctcacctgttttctaatagggatagaccgattatcggccgaacttttcatttatggatttttttaaattgacattttataaaaaaaaaatacgatgacacttaaaaaaaaaaaaaaattaaaaattaaaaacattatgatgaaattttgaaaaagtatTTACCATAGAAAACTTtagttaactttttatttacttagtttttaattaattaaatcattaattaatgtttgattaattaattaattaaacacatgctgatgaccatggaagctccctgcaatttttgttataatttttaaacaaagctgtcaattctttatatgtttaaaagtaaaagaaaacataattaaaacatttttttacactaatattttctcttttactgtaaatgaatatcggcttgaaataccAATTATCGGCAACTGGctttaaaaaacatatcggtctatcactataGTTTTCGctataaaagtttaaatgtatgctgaaggaaaacatcaaatgaaattgtcagtttagtcgactaaaattgctcttttttttgtcgactataattggattaaaactaaaatacaatcagatgactaaattgtgagaaaaactttaatcaattttagtcaaaagactgtaactaaactaaataaaaatgtcctgtCCAAATGAACACTGCTCAAGAGAATAAGACGCCATCCATCATCAGAAGATTTCTTGCACGCTACCTGCTGCTGGAGACGGCGATGATTTCTGGAAAGGAAAGCTCCAGAAGGACCTGCTCCTGCTCGTCCACAAAATAAACGCCGGTCCAGTTCACGGCGACAATGACGTCATTCTTGGGCAGGCTTGGCCCTGTGAACGCAAACAATGAAGACGCAAGAATGCGCAGTGAGAAATCCTCCGCATAGAGCGGGTCAAGCAAACTTTTCGTGCGACCGACCCGAGAATTTGAAGGCCTCGTAGAAACGCGAGAAGAGCAAAGGCCACTTAAGTCGAGCAAACGACACCACATCCTCCTTCACCTTCTGCGTGTTGGGCCTCCTCTTACTGTACAGTCCCTGGACGGACATTCACGATTATGACTCGGCAAAAGCGACGCCACCTCGGTCGAGCGCTACCTTCTTGTGGGCGGCGGCGATGAGCTGAGCCCACTTCTCCGCCGTTTTGGCGGAGGTGACCTCTCTGTCGGGGATGTAGGAGGGGATGAGGCTGAGGAGGCGATCGTGCAGGATGTCAATGCCGTAATCCACGTAATACTGCTGAGAGGCCAGCTCGGCGAGATCCTCCTCCTTATGGGGGAAGCACAAAATCGTGTGGAGGAAACAAGGATCCAGACTTTTGAACTACGAGATCAGTTCTGAGAGATAAGAATTCGATTAAGATGCTGAGGCCGCTCACCTTCTCGCAGCGGTACTCGCCAAACTTCACCCCTCGCACGATCTGCTGATAAATGAGATTGGTGGCCACGTGGTCATTGGCGGGGTCGTGCCAGGGAGTGAAGATCTCCTTCCTGAAGAACAGCCTCCAGGGGGCGTTGCGCTCCTGGGCGCCCTGCTCCTTGGCGTACTGCTCACACTGCGAGACGGCGTCCATGACGTGGTCGCTGCTGCTGCCCAACGACGACACCTGACACGGCacattcagcattttgatgTTCAGCTTTCCTCGTCGTCTGTCTGACCTCGAGGCTTTCCCGTTTTTGTCATCGGCTTTGTCTCCAGTAAGCGATGTACCTTGTCAAAGAGAGCGATGTACAAGGAGAAGCCGAAGCGATCCGTGAGGTTGATCTTGTCTGCTAGAGCGTTGCAAAGCTCGCTGGCTGTGGTGGCCGAGTCCGCCAACAAAGTCTTGGTGGTTCCGTCCATAAATGTTACTGGCAGCATGATGGGTTTCTTTGATTTCGTGGCCTGCGGGACAAACAAATATTCAGACACtccaacaaaacatgaaccgcCAACCAAACTATTATTTGCTTTTTAGCCTCCGTCTACTTCTTCAGGTTACCTGCAACTCCAACCAAGATGGCGGCTGCGTCCGTGTGCGGTTGACAAACGTCCTCCGCAGTCTTTCCTCGCAATACGGAGCATAACCCGGCGGGCCGTTCACCAGGAATGTCCGCAAATACTGACAAGAGCCAAAGAAAGTTTGTTGTAGCCTTTAAAAGTTCAAATCGATTGCTTGGTCCATAAGGCTTGGGAACCGCTACCCGTTTAGCGTTTCACCCAACCgttgttttttggttttcatGTCATACCTTGACAAACTTCTCCGAGGGTGCAAAGCAGCCGACGCAGAGAGACAAGAGGATCCATCCACGGGCATGGCTGCTTTTGGACGGATTCTGAGAGAGCTGCTTGCATATCTGACAGTAAATCTCATCCCTAAAGGGGAGCAAATTGAGATTGAAATCGTCAGTGGTGCATCAGGCATATATCAGAGGAGAGTGGTCACACCTGAGGGCGGGCCTTAGAATGCCATTTCCGATGATGAAGTGAAGTTTTTCCAGGTTGGAGGTAGGTCGTTCCTCCAGCATGCTGTTCCCCTGGAGGCTGTAGTCCCCTTCGGTCAGCCGCCTGGTCACCTACGATATTTAAAAACCGGCAAGCATTTTTTCGCGGATGTCAAATGTGTTCATAAGCATCTGTGGACGGCCGTAATTGCGCTTCCTGGATGAGACAATCCTGCAAACTGTCCACACCTCTTCAGTGATCTTGGACTTCCTCTTCAGAGTGAGCGACACAAGTTTGTGCCGGACACTGTTCCTTTTCTGGCTGTCTATGGAGGTGTTCtgttgttaaaatgaaaaatgacaaatgtacagtaaatacaaatgtatttttttttaaaaaatcaacatgacttattatttaaaaaaacggcccaactttttaaaaacaacaaaaaaaatgcctgatttatttaaaaaataaaaatctgcttaatttattaaaaaaaaaaaatcagtttgatttattaaaacaaaatctacctgacttattaaaaaaaatctgcccaatttattaaaaactaaaaatctgctcaatttataaaaaaaaataatctgctcgattcataaaacaaaaTGCTTGTCTTATtactactatatatatataaataaatctgcCCGATTTATTAAAGAAATACTTgacttaaaataattaaaaaaaatctgctcagcatatttaaaaaaaatataaaaatacgcTTGTCTTATTACTACTCCGACATTTTGCATTCCATGTCCCTCACCTCTGCGTCAAACTGCAGCTCCTGCAGCTCCCTCTTGTAGGTCCTCTTGCCGAGGGTTTCATAGATCTTGGTCATGACGGGGATCTTTTCACTGCCGTCATTGAGAACCAGCTGGCATTTGGGCTCGGGCAGATCGCCCATGAATCGTAGCACGGTGATCCACACGGCTAATGCGGCCTAGCAGATCAGAACAGAACAGGACAAGACATCGGGGAAGTTCTCATTTGGCAGATGTGACTTTTGCTCCGTGTGCAACTCCAGTCTCACCAGCTGGTCTCCTTCGTCCTCGTGAAAGAGCAGCGGCTGCTTCAGCGCTCGTTTGACGTAGGTGTAGGTGGAGACGCCTTGGAAATACGTGGCCGCAAACTTTGAGAACTTGTACTCCGACAGATCCTCATCTTCCTCGTCGGGCAACGGCAGAGCTTCGTTCACCACCTCCACCTCGGCGTCTTCGCCGCGGGGCATGTTCACTAAGTCCTGCACAGAAGGTAGATCTTCATCTTTTaacctgatgttttttttctccactttacAGTTTCTTTCGCTCAAGTTAATCCCATCCTCATCATGTATACCTCACTTCAAATAATCGCTTCCGTTCGTCCCCCGAACTAACAATCGAGCGATTCCATACCTCAAAGCCGGCGGGGCCTTGTCCGTCCTGATTGGGCAGCG containing:
- the myo7ab gene encoding unconventional myosin-VIIa isoform X5; this translates as MEVEPKDVMVCLTTRTLITRGESVATPLSVGQGLDVRDAFVKGIYGRLFVWIVDKINAAIYRPPSCNDNTIMRRSIGLLDIFGFENFIVNSFEQLCINFANENLQQFFVRHVFKLEQEEYNLEDISWQHIEFTDNQDALDMIANKPMNIISLIDEESKFPKGTDATMLYKLNSQHKLNSNYIPPKNSYESQFGIQHFAGVVHYETRGFLEKNRDSLHTDIIQLVHSSKNKFIKQIFQADVAMFLCGYQQPSTPAPKGVETRKRSPTLSSQFKRSLEMLMRTLSVCQPFFVRCIKPNELKKPLLFDRELCIRQLRYSGMMETIRIRRAGYPIRYSFAEFVDRYRVLLPGVKPAHVQEDLRGTCQQIVLARLGRHGDWQIGKTKIFLKDHHDMQLEIERDKGITDKVILIQKAVRGLKQRTNFLRLRSAVTVIQKLWRGYRCRKDYKIMRRGFLRLQAVYRARKYFTSYCATRRRVALIQARCRGFLVRRMFWQRLRAVLTIQAYTRGMIARRLGQRLRAELQHRLEAEHQRLAEEERLRNQMTARRAKAEADRNHQERLVQLVQQQEERDREEREETRRKKELLEQMERDREQPVDHSDMVDRMFGFLGNPGPLPNQDGQGPAGFEDLVNMPRGEDAEVEVVNEALPLPDEEDEDLSEYKFSKFAATYFQGVSTYTYVKRALKQPLLFHEDEGDQLAALAVWITVLRFMGDLPEPKCQLVLNDGSEKIPVMTKIYETLGKRTYKRELQELQFDAENTSIDSQKRNSVRHKLVSLTLKRKSKITEEVTRRLTEGDYSLQGNSMLEERPTSNLEKLHFIIGNGILRPALRDEIYCQICKQLSQNPSKSSHARGWILLSLCVGCFAPSEKFVKYLRTFLVNGPPGYAPYCEERLRRTFVNRTRTQPPSWLELQATKSKKPIMLPVTFMDGTTKTLLADSATTASELCNALADKINLTDRFGFSLYIALFDKVSSLGSSSDHVMDAVSQCEQYAKEQGAQERNAPWRLFFRKEIFTPWHDPANDHVATNLIYQQIVRGVKFGEYRCEKEEDLAELASQQYYVDYGIDILHDRLLSLIPSYIPDREVTSAKTAEKWAQLIAAAHKKGLYSKRRPNTQKVKEDVVSFARLKWPLLFSRFYEAFKFSGPSLPKNDVIVAVNWTGVYFVDEQEQVLLELSFPEIIAVSSSRGGKLQGQSFTLATIKGDEYTFTSNNAEDIRDLVVAFLEGLRKRSKFVVGLMDCPNPAGAESTFLSFSKGDLIILDEHDGEHVMNSGWAHGINDRTKQRGDFPADCVYVLPTVARPQYDIVALVTMTPDQRRESVTLSQTSLAGSEDKSKAYTLEEFSYDYFRPPPKSTLSRVMISKSRGKERVWSCSREPLKQPLLKKVIAHEELSQEACQAFMAVMKYMGDYPSKRARSVNELTDQIFEGALKAEPLKDEIFCQIVKQLTDNHVKYSEEKGWELLWLCTGLFPPSNILLPHIQKFLQAKKHYPLAPDCMQRLQKALRNGSRKYPPHLVEVEAIQHKTTQIFHKVYFPDDSDEVFEVESSTKAKDFCHNISGRLLLKSSEGFSLFVKITDKVISVPDGDFFFDFVRHLTDWIKKARHVKDGVVPSLTYQVFFMKKLWTNTMPGKDSMADSIFHYYQELPKYLRGYHKCSKEEVHQLAALIYRVKFEEDKSHFQNMPKILKDLVPQDQSRHLSADDWKRSIMSVFNKQCGKTREEAKLSFLKIIYKWATFGSAFFEVKQTTDPNYPETLLIAINKHGVSLIDPKSKDILTTHPFTKISNWSSGNTYFHITIGNLVRGSKLLCETSLGYKMDDLLTSYISQMLTTMTKQRSSRGSSK